AGGAACGGAGAGACCGTGTGAAATGTCTCCTTATTCTCAGAAAGTCTTTTGATGACAAAAAAATGGTcgtaatatttttcagtatttttccgTGTCGtttgttgatttaagtttttaggccccatacgatatgataaatgattcgggtccgacggcaccgcccaccacggagcccaacaagggaaggcaattaccggctctggttattatcagcctcggcatccaccctagtgctaatcggtacctatacgctgggagctacccccggggacagtgaccacccttaacgccaagcccaaggagtagccccttcgcttgatccctagcagactagccactgaggtgactaggtaccagccgattgatacaccggggaccacagtgcaccacccgtctttcaaatggtcgccacgcacggcaaacacgtggggttttggctgtccatgagaagcaagaagcaaacagagcggcgaccgcttctcatggagagctccctcgcttaccgtcgagggaaggaaaaacagcagaaagcagaaggcgtaggggagtttgaacatgaaaggagtaaagatccctaggtacctcgggattgggacacccgtactcacctatagtaggtgagcccctgaggggcgaCCATTCAGGAAAAAGATCCTTCAATAAGGGTACGAGGTATTGGTCAACTACAGGGAGGAGGGGTGAAAATTATAACATCAAACACTGAAAGTGCAAAATACGTTAACAATATCTTGAAAAATACCGATGGTATTGAAAACACTTACGAAATTTTAACACCCGACAAACGCTCCCCCTCAAACAATTTTGTACAACGTTAACAAGGACATCGAGATAGAGGAGCTTGCCAAGGGCCTAatggaaaaaaacttatttctctGCAGTCCTGAAAATACCCCCAATTTtaagataaactttaaaatccCGGCCAAAGACAGGGAAAAATATCATTGGGTGATcacggtttggtttggtttggtttagtggcgcaaaagccatatttggccatgctgcgccaaacacatGACTTATCTTGATTTACATTGTTCCAactaagacacacacacacaagaaaaaattaaaaaacaaactcaAAGGAGCTTATCAATTCCAATGtcatgtaaaaacaaaaacaaatttggaTGGGAATTATCTCCCAGCAAGTCttttaattcaatgttatttttgcCAAAATGGTTTCGtctaaatgtattaaaactaGGGCATTGCACCAAAATATGCTTAATGGTTAAAAGACAATGACAGGAGGAACATGTAGGCGCTGGTCCTGAGTTGAGAAGATGTTTGTGCGTTAATCTGGTGTGTCCGATTTTAAGacgatttaataaaattgattgccttcggcttaaattattattttttgtagatcTTACCAAGGGCTGAACTTCGCGTAGCTTATTTTTATCTTGCTGGTCCCAAACATTTTGCCATCTTTTCGCAAGCTGATTTTTTGTAGCTTGCAAAGCATCATTTAaaggaacaaaattttcaattaatgctgTACACCTTCTTGCAGCATTATCTACTCTTTCATTTCCCTGAATTCCTGAGTGcccaggaatccaacaaaatattatctGTATACCCTTCTctgataaataaagataatattctaCACATTTCACCACTATTGGGTGACTTGAAGGTTTGGTTTGGTTGTttgagttttatggcgcaaaagccatatctggccatgctgcgccaatcaaatggtaagaagcatttcaaagatatttaaagaggTTATTCCGATTAAAAAAACTAGGCAAGGTTAAAAATTCCAATCGCAAGCCGATGCATTAAAACggtatttaaaaaacatccatgaaaaaagtaaaagtttataaattactGACACACGAAAAAGATTCCAAATTggacaaaacttaaataaaatgcatcaaaccaATGgtctgcagaaatttaaaaatgttagagtgaggtttctcacccagtAATTCAAGCATGTCTATAGACACTGTATTAAAAAATCGTAACCGTTGATTATTAAAAGCAGGACAATCTATTAAAACATGACGTACACTTAAAACTGTATGGCATGTCGTGCATTTTGGACATGGTTCaccaaataaaaggtgtttatggcTGAATCGTGTATGACCAATGCGGAGCCGAACCAATTTTACATCAAGCCCACGCACTGGAATGGTAGGCCATAAGCGAATCATTGGTTGGAGAGAATGCAGCTTATTAGAAATCTGCTGATCCCAAGATCGTTGCCACAACATGTGAACGTGCCGAGCAAAACATGTCTTTGCATCGCCATGCGGAAGCGCTCGCTCATGAAAAGTGCTTGAGGATTTTGCTGCAGCATCTGCCATTTCATTTCCCTGTATTCCGACATGGCTCGGAACCCAGCAGAATAGAATTTCGAACCCTTTGTTTTCAAGGGATTGAAGAAAAACCAGGATTTCCAAAGCAACCggatgcattaaataattaaaattggaaagagATTCCAAAGCACTCTTGCTGTCAGTGTAGATGCAAAAGGTGCGTGTACAAGAAGTTGAAATCGCTTCAAGGGCATGTGTTATTGCAACCAATTCAGCAGTCAAAACAGAGAATGATGTGGGttgttggttggttggttgtttgttttattggcacaagagccaggaGAATGATGTGGGCAAACTGTAGCTATATGTCTGAGTAGGTAAAACAACACCACTACCGACATGACTATTAGATTTTGACCCATCAGTGAATACTTCTGTGTACGAATAATACTGGCTGCGATGATCTTGAAAGAGCTTCTGAAAGATAATAGGTGCTGTTGTGGATTTGTCAAATCCCTTAAACGGGTTCAAGAATGAGAAATTTGGAGTATCCCAAGGTgggaaagaaaagtaattaataggTTGAATTGTAGTCTCATGGAGTCCCGAATCATTCAGCAGAATTTTTACTCTCTCACAATAGGGGAAAATGTGAGAGGGGCGTGCATCGTATAGTCTACGAAGACCAACTGGTAGAGACAACTGCCTAACTGGGTGTTTCGGAATCGACTGCACTCTGAAATAATATTGTGCAATTAATTTCCGACGTCGCAGATCTAGAGGCATTTGATTGCAGATGACATATAAGCTTTCTACAGGTGatgtgcggaaagcaccagagcaaatTCTCAGGGCAGAATGATGCACCGTATCAAGCCTGCGCAAAACTGAAGGGCGTGCAGAACCATATATCATGCAACCGTAATCTATACGGGATAAAATAACGGCTTGGTATATTCGGAGAAGGGATGGGCGATCGGCTCCCCATGAAGTATTTGACAGCACTTTTAGGATATTAAgagatttctcacacttctttcGCAGATATagaatatgcggaaggaaagtgagtctTTTGTCAAAAATCACTCCCAAGAATCGCACGTCATCCTCAACAGGAATGGCGTTTCCTTGAATGTTAATTATAGGATCTGGGTGCATGTTTCGTTTCCGGCAGAAATGTACGCAACGACTCTTTTCTGGAGAAAGAGTGTGCCCATTTCTTTCACACCAGGAAACTAGTTTGTTCACTGCATTCTGCAGTTGCCTTTCAATCAAGTGCATATTACAGCCTTgagcagaaatctgcaaatcgtCAACATATAGTGTCCCTTGAACAGATGGTGGAAGTTGCTGTAGAATTTCGCTAAAGTGAGTTATAAAAAGcgtaacactgaggacacttccttgtggaacaccctcagcttggatAAAAGGATCGGAATAAAAATTACCGACACGTACACGAAATATCCGAgtagtcaaaaaattttgaataaaaacagggAGGTTTCctctaaaatccaaatttaaaagtgtttgaagAATACCGTAACGCCACGTACGATCGTAAGCCTTTTCAATATCGAAGAAGATGGAAACAAGATGATTCCTGCGAACAAAGGCATTACGAATTTGTGTCTCCAGAAGAACTATGTTATCAAATGTTGAGCGTCCTCGTCGGAAGCCACTCTGCAACGGTGAGATGTATCCATGTTTCTCTAACTCAAACACTAAGCgggcattgaccatacgctcgaGAGTTTTGCACATACAACTCGTCAAAGCGATTGGTCTGTAGTTCAAAGGGCTGGCAGGATCCTTTCCCGGCTTAAGGATTGGAATCACTATTGCCTCTTGCCATTGTTTAGGGAATTTATGCTCATACCAGATtcgattaaaaagttttaacaaattggATAGCGACACCTCatctaaatggcgaagcatactgTAAGTGATTCCATCAGGACCAGGGCTAGTTTCATGTGCTTGACGCAAGGCGTTCTTCAGCTCAAACATATTAAAAGCGTTATTGTACGCAAAAGATTTACgtgcagtaaaatttaaattaattccttcAGCTCGCTTTTTGTTCACTTGAAATTTAGGACTGTATGAATTAATAGCTGAAACTTTTTCAAATGCTCGTCCGAGAACATTGGCAACTTCTACAGGTGAGGAATAAATTACATTTCCCGATTTCAACACAGGAAATGAAAATTCCGGATATATTCCATTAGCTGCCTTCACTTTCCTCCATAGTAGTTTGCTAGAGGTAGAGTAAGTGATGGAGGAGACGTATTTAAGCCAGGATTCCCTCTGGCTACGCCGTCGAATGCAGCGAGCATAAGCTTTGGCTCGCTTAAATGCAACAAGATTTTCTGTTGTTGGGTATCTGCGAAATTTGTTCCAAAgctgtttttgtttcttataactGTCATGACAAGCCttgttccaccacggtctgcggaaTTTCCGTAGACGGGGTGAGCTTTTGGGGATACATTTATTTGCAGCTTTCATAATGCAATCGTGGACTATCTGTACTGCTGATGAGATATCTGCTGTGTTAatcatattttcagtaattttagcCAGTTGTGAAAAATCAGTCCAATTCGCATGCTGGAATAGGAAGCGAGGTCGACCTTGAGTCGTACCACCACCATCAGCATGCGATACTATTACAGGAAAATGATCCCTCTCGTGTAAATTGTTTCCAACTGTAAAATTTAGCAACGGAAAAAGCATTGGTGAACATATGGCGAGATCTAAACTGTGAAAGGTACGCGAGGGTTCGTGGAAGTACGTTTTCTCTTCATTATTTAGCAGACAGAGAGCATTATTAGTGATGAACTGCTCAATCTGTCGTCCACGAGAATTTGTGCTATGcgaaccccacaacgtactatggccATTGAAATCACCAAGTAATATAAATGGGGCTGGAAGTTGCGCTACTAAACTATCAAGGTCTTTTTGACTGATTGAATCATTAGGCGGTAAATAAACACAACAGACTGTAATTAATGTTCGTACATGTACTTGAACCGCCACAGCCTGCAAATTAGTATGAAGTGAGAGAGGTGTGCTGGGAAAAGAATTGGAGGTCCGAATGCAAACGCCTCCAGAATTATGCGAATTACTGTCCGAATCTTTCCGAACAGTATTATAACCCCGCAATTTAAGAGGCATGTTTgatttcaagaaagtttcttgaagacaTAAGCAAGTTGGATGAAATTCGTTTAGAATGGTCCTAATTTCATTTAGCTTGGACCGAGTGCCACGACAGTTCCAAGAGAGGAAATGACCCATCAAGAAAACGTTGCATGAGAGGTATTAGGGACATTCGTTTGAGTCGTCGATAAATCGCAACTCATTTGGATTTCATCCTCCTCTTCGGATGGATGAAGTGCGATTAGTTCGGGACTTTTGGGCACGCCACTGAAAATGGACGATAGATCCTTTTGGACTATACCCTGATTCGCAAGTCCCAGAGCGACAGAGTTATTTAAACTTGATGCTTTTATCTTTTGTGAAAGATGTTTTTCGGAAACGCCACGTTTCGAAAGCTTAAGCTTTAGTGATTTATTTGATTTCCGTTTGCGTTGAGCTATTTCAGGTTTTCCAGTTTCAGGAGCACTAGTTACGGACTTTTCAGTATCGGAGTCTGATTTCACAGGCGGCTTACTTTCATcgatatttttaacacaattagtGCAAGAGCAATTTGcacaaaattgtttttgcaaAACAGAAGCATAAGTTACACCAGGTGTCGGTGTCTGGACATTGACTTTACGCCTAGCTTCAGAGTAAgagatattttctttatgtttaattGTTAGAATCTGTTTCTCCATCAACCAACGTGGACATGACCTAGAAAATGAAGTGTGATTGCCATTGCAATTCACACATTTTTCTTCAGCGGAACACTGCTGACTTTCGTGGCCTTTCACTGCACACCGGGCGCAAGTGAGAGTCCCTCGGCAGTTGGATTTCGAGTGTCCAAATCGTTGGCACTGAAAGCACCGGAGAGGATTTGGTATGTAAGGCCTCACGGCTAGTCTCATATAGCCCACTTTTACCCGTTCTGGCAATTTAGGTCTATTGAATGTCAAAATAAAGTgttttgtgggaaggagttgcCCATCCCGCCGAATTGTTATACGGCGTACATGCGTCACTCCTTCGGGTTTCAATTCTGCTGTAATTTTGTCCAAGGTGTCGTTATATAGCTCGCCACAGGTTATTACGCCTTTTGAAGAATTAAGCGTCGTATGAGCGCTTACACTAACGGTTAGAGATGCCAATGccttcaatttaattatttgttgagCTTGCTTGCGGCTACCGACTTCTACAAGTAAGTCACCAGAGCGAAGTTTTCGAGTTGAAACAACTTCTCCAAGTACTCCTGTCATTGCTTTTTCTACTAGAAACGGTGAAACGCTGTTAAATGTTTCGTTGTTTTCAGAAATGCGTTTTACAATAAAGAATTTGTCGAAAGGTTTTTCAAAAAGGTTAACATTcttttgttgcccactgaagggagcaagGTTTTTAcggcccatacgatattgatggggaTTCAGGCCcagcggcatcgcccaccacggagccctactCGGGATGGCAGTAACTGGCTCTAGATATCCCTAGCCTCAGCACTTACCATAATGCTAACtggtacctatacgctcggagttacccacggggacagtgaccacccttaacgccaagcccaaggagtaaccccttcgcttgatctcTAGCAGACTAACCACTTACGTGACCATCTACAAGCCGATTGacacaccggggaccacagtgcaccacccgtctaatgggtcgccacgcacggccaacacgtgggggtttgtggctgtccatgagaagcaagaagcaaacagagtggcgacagcttctcatggagagctccctcgactaccctcgagggaaagaaagaaaaggagacagcagaaggcgcagtggagagtaaacataaagggagtaaagattcCTGGggacctcgggattgggacacccgtactcacctaaagaaggtgagcccctgagggggggTGACTTGAAGGAGAAACATTTTTGAGAGCTTCGATTGCACTTTTGGAGtctgtgtataaaatatttcttttataacccTTTTCTGCTATTTTTATCAGAGCCCTGTATATAGCGTAAATTTCCGATGTGAAAACGGAGCAAAAACTGTGCAATTTTTCTGAGAATATCTCATGCCTTAGCATTACAGCCGCACCCACATTGTTACCAGCTTTGGATCCATCTGTAAAAACAGCttcataattagaaaattgttgTCTGTGAGCGTTAAAAATGgactgataaatgaaatttaatgttgtcGGCTTACGCCATTTTTCAAaagcatcaataaaatttataattgtatttttccatGGAGGAATTTCGTCCGATTTATTTAGGACTGGGAAGTCTTCTATTCCTAGATCTCTGAAAATTTGCCCGATCCTGAAACCAAAAGTGGGAGTGAGGTTGGTTGGTTTGtgcggtttattggcgcaagagccatatttggccatgctgcgccaagcaaatggtaagaaaAAAGGCCAACAACAAAacca
The Argiope bruennichi chromosome 6, qqArgBrue1.1, whole genome shotgun sequence DNA segment above includes these coding regions:
- the LOC129971933 gene encoding uncharacterized protein LOC129971933, translating into MPLGLNPHQYRMGRKNLAPFSGQQKNVNLFEKPFDKFFIVKRISENNETFNSVSPFLVEKAMTGVLGEVVSTRKLRSGDLLVEVGSRKQAQQIIKLKALASLTVSVSAHTTLNSSKGVITCGELYNDTLDKITAELKPEGVTHVRRITIRRDGQLLPTKHFILTFNRPKLPERVKVGYMRLAVRPYIPNPLRCFQCQRFGHSKSNCRGTLTCARCAVKGHESQQCSAEEKCVNCNGNHTSFSRSCPRWLMEKQILTIKHKENISYSEARRKVNVQTPTPGVTYASVLQKQFCANCSCTNCVKNIDESKPPVKSDSDTEKSVTSAPETGKPEIAQRKRKSNKSLKLKLSKRGVSEKHLSQKIKASSLNNSVALGLANQGIVQKDLSSIFSGVPKSPELIALHPSEEEDEIQMSCDLSTTQTNVPNTSHATFS